One window from the genome of Corvus moneduloides isolate bCorMon1 chromosome 9, bCorMon1.pri, whole genome shotgun sequence encodes:
- the FAM163A gene encoding protein FAM163A, whose product MTAGTVVITGGILATVILLCIIAVLCYCRLQYYCCKKNDSDEEEEEEEEEEEEEEQPELPTHSHLGMCNACSSRVVDGQGSPAPPPSELNQHGAHAYCPACSPYGSPFYIRTADMVRNGGERVTYTPACYKEMGPPLNMATLQSYTVSRHGLLRDSFPNPRAISTEV is encoded by the exons ATGACAGCGGGAACTGTTGTTATCACCGGGGGAATCCTAGCGACGGTGATCCTACTGTGCATCATTGCTGTGCTCTGCTACTGTAGGCTACAG TACTACTGCTGCAAGAAAAATGACTCcgatgaggaagaggaggaggaggaggaggaggaggaggaggaggaacagccCGAGCTGCCCACGCACTCGCACCTGGGCATGTGCAACGCGTGCAGCTCCCGCGTGGTGGACGGGCAGGgcagccccgcgccgccgcccaGCGAGCTCAACCAGCACGGGGCTCACGCCTACTGCCCGGCCTGCTCCCCGTACGGCTCCCCCTTTTACATCCGGACTGCCGACATGGTGCGCAACGGGGGCGAGAGGGTCACCTACACCCCCGCGTGCTACAAGGAGATGGGGCCGCCCCTCAACATGGCCACCCTGCAAAGCTACACGGTGAGCCGCCACGGCCTGCTCCGCGACAGCTTCCCGAACCCGCGGGCCATCAGCACGGAGGTGTAG